The DNA segment AGGTCAATTCGTAATATCCTGGGTGACTAACGTAAACTACAGGGATTCGCGACAAGGGATTCGCACTGCACATTAAATGATTTTGTCAATTATCCTGGTTAAATTCCATGAGGTCAAAGATATAACCGACTAATACATAGATAGTTGATTATCTTTCAATGTGTTCATTATGTCCAGTGTGTTGACATATCATTTCACGGACCCGATAGacctggggcccctttcacaaaagtcTAGTAAGCCTatggtctcgtaacttttctcgtagcattcctacttcctatgttacagtataggaggtacgaatgctacgagaaaagttacgagatcttaggcttacgagagctttgtgaaacggggccctgacaAGTTTCCTATATCATCGATCAACGCCGTTTGTATGTAGAACAAACTTATCTGCATTTTTCAACAGCGACAGATGTTTAAAATGCTGTGGTTTTGTACCCAAGCACACTGTGACAACAACTTCAGTGTATTTCGCTTTGAGATGCTGTGTGAAAACGTAACCGCGTGCAATCCCATGTGCTGTCAGTGAACTATTGACCCGTACGTATCTGTTGTAATGGACGGCATCATTTACATCTCGGACTGTCACGTGATACGCTATTGTATTATAGATATGATATACATTAGGCCTCACGTGACACGCAGACAACACCCCAGCATTGACAGGGAAAGTGCTCTCTAACCTGAATGACCTTTCGAAAAGAAATACCACGGACACATGTCCAGGTGACcatgcaaacacacatttcatacGGAGTTCTTTAACATGCAGTGAAAATACGTTCAGGATGTGTCATTATGTGAAATAGCATACGTCAGGCAGAATGAAGGCATGGGGAGTACGGATGCGTCAGTATGTGACACAGAATACGTCACGCACAACGAAGGCATGGGGAGTGCGGATGTGTCACTATGTGAAGTAGCATACGTCAGGCAGAATGAAGCCATGGGGAGTACGGATGTGGCAGAATTTGACACAGAATACGTCAGGCAGAATGAAGGCATGGGGAGTACGGATGTGGCAGAATTTGACACAGCATACGTCAGGCAAAATGAAGCCATGGAGAGTACGGATGTCGCAGAATTTGACACAGCATACGTCAGGCAGAATGAGGGCATGGGGAGTATTGATGTGGCATTATTTGACACAGCATACGTCAGGCAGAATGAAGGCATGGGGAGTACGGATGTGGCAGTATTTGACACAGCATACGTCAGAGAGAATGCCATATAGAGACGTGTACGCCAAGAAAGGGGGGATGTATCTACATGTTACACACAAAATCAAAAAGAAGAGGAAATACGTCGATGATAGACAAGAACACTGAAATCCATGTGTCATATATGAAATACAAAGATACAATGCAGCACCCGCACCGAGGACTATAGACACCAATTCTGTGTCATAGCCTCATACTGTGTGCCGTGTAAAATTCACCTGTCAATTTCTGTGACACACCTCTCAACACATGAACACCTGAGAGATAATTTGTGGGAAGTCCATGCACTTTTGCAAGTTAACGAGTGCACGGGATGCCCTTAAACATACAAACTGATGCAGACGTCTTAATTTGTTTTGTCGTGGGTTGTGTAAAGAAATGTCATAACAAGGGTTAAAGTCATTGGTGAAACGTCTCATTAATACATACTTGGATGACTTGTTTTAGAAGGGACTTGTCCGTGCTCAGCCTTGCCCGCTTTAATGCTGATAAATGGGGACCGGCCCACGTGACAAGAGCAAATTTTGATCGTTTGCTCATCTCGTCGCCGGTAGTAATACGAATAAAACCAAACGCCCTTTCATcatctgaaatatatacatatatgcgtCGAATAGGGAATCGAAAAAATATACAATGGCAAAATCAAAAGACATAAAAATACAGAATAGCATACGCAAAGACTGTGGTCATTCATACAAGCAAGAGCACAACGCAAATGATGCAAAGCAATCGATAGAACAACGTATGCAAACAATTAGCATCTGTATGACAATCAGGGTAATAACATAACAGGCACCGTGGCATACCGAATGGCGTAAATGACCTTTGAAAATTATCATACTTAATCAACGACCGTTCATAACTTATGGGTTTGGGGtggggtgatggtgatgattatagagaggggggggggggggggggcttggCTTGCATTCACTCTGTACATGATTCTCCATACCAGTCTACACCCTctcagccataaattatgagcCGGTTCTTATTAACGCAGCATGCATTCAGTTATTCTGACTGTGATAGCGACATAAGTACATTCTAGTGTTATAATGGTATAAGGTGCAGTAGTTATTCATGTTGATGTGGCATACCTCCAAATTGTGACTGAAAATCGTCATAATCGGTCCCAGTAGTGTTCCTCTGAAGAACAGTTCCTTCATACTTGAACACAGCCCTGGGAAAAGTCAAAACTCCTGATAAAACACCGCGATACTGATGAGACACCGATAAAGTATCAGGGTGGTGGGCGTGCCTTTGTTTAGGTACCCCCGATAAGTTTACAGACACGCTGTAAAAATCAGTTAAGAAAACGACACGCTACAAACTAAATATTTCAAGCAAATGTTAAGAGAAAGATTTAAGCTGATAAAGCAGATTAGGATCAGCTTACCGATTGATCACTCAGCAAGGATTAGGACAGTTTCGAACATATGGCGAAGCGGTTGTCAGTGTTTGACTCACCATAGGGTGGATGTTGTGTCGTCCCTTACGTCGTTGTAGGCGGCTCTGACGTCCTCTTTGCTCAGTGTGGTCGACATACTACTCACTGTGAATATCAACACAGA comes from the Haliotis asinina isolate JCU_RB_2024 chromosome 12, JCU_Hal_asi_v2, whole genome shotgun sequence genome and includes:
- the LOC137257942 gene encoding coactosin-like protein, which gives rise to MSTTLSKEDVRAAYNDVRDDTTSTLWAVFKYEGTVLQRNTTGTDYDDFQSQFGDDERAFGFIRITTGDEMSKRSKFALVTWAGPHLSALKRARLSTDKSLLKQVIQNFAVEIMTSERDEIQIDYITDEVKKAGGANYGTGQ